One Ruficoccus amylovorans DNA window includes the following coding sequences:
- a CDS encoding peptide ABC transporter substrate-binding protein, which translates to MRFLVPILVILMLLGGCGRPRTPVEKANAEGILLLGNGADPKDLDPQITTGLPEFIIQTALFEGLTTPNPRTSAPEPGVAESWTHNTDHTTYTFKLRPEARWSNGDPVTAEDFVFSYERILSPAFAAEYAMLLFPLKNARAFNAGEITDFSQVGVKALDAHTLQLETEGPTPHLPIIVSHNAYFPVHPATILKFGKMTDRHTRWTKPGNLVSNGPFQLVDWNLNERILVERNPHYWDADTVRLNGIAFLPITNQNTEERAFRSGQIHVTDSVPLSKRDAYRLSGSPDLHMDPWLGTYYYLLNTARPPFDDARVREAFNDAIDRQALVDTVTRGQETIALGIVPPNMEPYHSPPSPIRYDVERARALLAEAGYPDGKGFPAVELLYNTSELHRPIAEALQKMWQKNLGVEVELVNQSWPVYLDRRKKGDYDMARAGWFGDFFDASTFLTMWTSDSGLNHSGWSSPEFDALIKRSEMTADATERLEVLREAEAVFMREMPFLPLYFYNRIYLKRPEVQGWYPNLLDLHPFKYVWLDPSLSPQ; encoded by the coding sequence ATGCGCTTTCTCGTTCCCATCCTGGTTATTCTCATGCTGCTCGGTGGCTGCGGGCGTCCCCGCACCCCGGTCGAGAAGGCGAACGCCGAAGGCATCCTCCTGCTCGGCAACGGGGCCGACCCCAAGGACCTCGACCCCCAGATTACCACCGGGCTGCCGGAGTTCATCATCCAGACCGCGCTCTTCGAGGGGCTGACCACGCCCAACCCGCGCACCTCCGCCCCCGAGCCCGGCGTGGCCGAGAGCTGGACGCATAACACCGACCACACCACCTACACCTTCAAGCTCCGCCCCGAGGCCCGCTGGTCCAACGGCGACCCTGTCACCGCCGAGGACTTTGTCTTTTCCTACGAGCGCATCCTCAGCCCGGCCTTCGCCGCCGAGTACGCCATGCTGCTCTTTCCCCTCAAAAACGCCCGCGCCTTCAACGCCGGAGAGATCACGGATTTTTCCCAGGTCGGGGTCAAGGCGCTGGACGCGCACACGCTGCAGCTTGAGACCGAGGGGCCGACCCCGCACCTGCCGATCATTGTCAGCCACAACGCCTACTTCCCCGTCCACCCGGCCACTATCCTGAAGTTCGGCAAAATGACCGACCGGCACACCCGCTGGACCAAGCCCGGCAACCTCGTTTCCAACGGCCCCTTCCAGCTCGTGGACTGGAACCTGAACGAGCGCATCCTCGTCGAGCGCAACCCGCACTACTGGGACGCGGACACGGTGCGGCTCAACGGCATCGCCTTCCTGCCCATCACCAACCAGAACACCGAGGAGCGGGCCTTCCGCTCGGGCCAGATCCATGTGACCGACTCGGTCCCGCTGAGCAAGCGCGACGCCTACCGGCTCAGCGGCTCGCCCGACCTGCACATGGACCCTTGGCTGGGCACCTATTATTATCTGCTCAACACCGCCCGCCCGCCCTTCGACGACGCCCGCGTGCGCGAAGCCTTTAACGACGCCATCGACCGGCAGGCGCTCGTCGATACCGTCACCCGCGGTCAGGAGACCATCGCCCTGGGCATCGTCCCGCCGAACATGGAACCGTACCACTCGCCCCCCAGCCCGATCCGCTACGACGTGGAGCGCGCCCGCGCCCTGCTGGCCGAGGCCGGTTACCCGGACGGTAAGGGCTTCCCCGCCGTGGAGTTGCTTTACAACACCTCCGAGCTGCACCGCCCCATCGCCGAGGCCCTGCAAAAGATGTGGCAGAAAAACCTCGGCGTCGAAGTCGAGCTGGTCAACCAGTCCTGGCCCGTCTATCTCGACCGGCGCAAAAAGGGCGACTACGACATGGCCCGCGCCGGCTGGTTCGGGGACTTTTTCGACGCCAGCACCTTTCTGACCATGTGGACCAGCGACTCCGGGCTCAACCACTCCGGCTGGTCCAGCCCGGAGTTTGACGCGCTCATCAAGCGGTCCGAGATGACCGCCGACGCCACCGAGCGGTTGGAGGTTCTCCGTGAGGCCGAAGCCGTCTTCATGCGCGAGATGCCTTTCCTGCCGCTTTATTTCTACAACCGTATCTACCTCAAGCGCCCCGAAGTCCAGGGCTGGTACCCAAACCTGCTCGACCTGCATCCCTTCAAATACGTCTGGCTCGACCCCTCCCTTTCCCCCCAATGA
- a CDS encoding transglutaminase family protein, with amino-acid sequence MKSTPESLAATVEAFFAKRDIHLTMGGEPTFVPLRPDAPEWNNAAMGEEKLGYARRFTRELLKIAYPGGLAMQVFGKHYPGEPLPRWNMLTLHPSTGAALWPEPERLMLDDKPGHNDPDCARKLIKSLTADLDLDGCDFPAVEQGERKTAAWVLPLDYAEGKWISDPWPFSARQPLRLFPGDSPAGLRLPLYQLDDDRLKRALTVEVRHGALEVFIPPLEWTHFRELVAFIFTLARKHDLREMVFCGYAPFDCGPTVEKFSLAADPGVLEANLPPCPDWVTYRRCLDQMYATAESTGLRAIKLHLNGSVQATGGGSHLCFGGPDEARNPFHRDPALLASILRYWQHHPALGYFFTGQYVGTGCQAPRIDESGTHAAYELELACEALENSRPDPEQIDRLLRNLLTDSSGNTHRAEICVDKFHNYAAPNGKTGIIELRAFEVFPTAEMLGLAGLFIRTVIARLAAEPFTEPMRRFGPELHDKYFLPAVIWDDLGKICRDLKAHGFDFKREWLRPLAEFRFPLRGELDLPGGETLTVRQALEAWPLMAEENLGGPTVRMVDNSTDRLELSLSAKAPLQTHTLLCNGVEIPWQSVGGKPVCGLRYKCASGWPALHPHVPIQAPLLFQWIEKKSRRVKASAWYYYWNPHAPIYDGRPSDLDEARARSAERWRKVPVTNETAAVSPARTFPEMRFTLDLRRHAH; translated from the coding sequence ATGAAATCCACGCCGGAATCCCTCGCCGCCACCGTCGAAGCCTTTTTCGCCAAACGCGACATCCACCTGACGATGGGCGGCGAGCCAACCTTTGTCCCGCTCCGGCCCGACGCCCCCGAGTGGAACAACGCCGCCATGGGCGAGGAGAAACTCGGCTACGCCCGGCGCTTCACCCGCGAGTTGCTGAAGATCGCCTACCCCGGCGGGCTCGCCATGCAGGTCTTTGGCAAGCACTACCCCGGTGAGCCGCTCCCACGCTGGAACATGCTCACCCTCCACCCCAGCACCGGGGCCGCGCTCTGGCCCGAGCCCGAGCGTCTCATGCTCGACGACAAGCCCGGCCACAACGACCCCGACTGCGCCCGCAAACTCATTAAAAGCCTGACCGCTGATCTCGACCTCGATGGCTGCGACTTCCCCGCGGTCGAGCAGGGCGAGCGCAAAACCGCCGCCTGGGTGCTCCCGCTCGATTACGCGGAAGGCAAGTGGATTTCCGACCCGTGGCCCTTCTCTGCCCGCCAGCCCCTGCGCCTGTTCCCCGGCGACAGCCCCGCCGGCCTGCGCCTGCCCCTTTACCAGTTGGACGACGACCGACTCAAGCGCGCGCTCACCGTCGAAGTCCGCCACGGCGCGCTGGAGGTCTTCATCCCGCCGCTGGAGTGGACACATTTCCGCGAACTGGTCGCCTTCATCTTCACCCTGGCCCGGAAGCACGACCTGCGGGAAATGGTCTTCTGCGGTTACGCTCCCTTTGACTGTGGCCCCACGGTGGAGAAGTTCTCGCTCGCGGCCGACCCCGGCGTGCTGGAAGCCAACCTCCCGCCCTGCCCCGACTGGGTCACCTACCGGCGCTGCCTCGACCAAATGTACGCCACCGCCGAATCTACCGGTCTGCGGGCGATCAAACTCCACCTCAACGGCTCCGTCCAGGCCACTGGCGGCGGCTCGCACCTGTGCTTCGGCGGCCCCGACGAGGCCCGCAACCCCTTCCACCGCGACCCGGCGCTGCTGGCCTCCATCCTGCGCTACTGGCAGCACCACCCCGCGCTGGGCTACTTCTTTACCGGCCAGTACGTCGGCACCGGCTGCCAGGCCCCGCGCATCGACGAGAGCGGCACCCACGCCGCCTACGAGCTGGAGCTGGCCTGCGAGGCACTGGAAAATTCCCGACCCGACCCGGAGCAGATCGACCGCCTGCTGCGCAACCTCCTGACCGACTCCAGCGGCAACACCCACCGCGCCGAAATCTGCGTGGACAAGTTCCACAACTATGCCGCCCCCAATGGCAAGACTGGCATCATTGAACTGCGCGCCTTCGAGGTCTTCCCAACGGCGGAAATGCTCGGTCTGGCCGGGCTTTTTATCCGCACGGTCATTGCCCGGCTGGCGGCGGAGCCCTTCACCGAGCCGATGCGGCGCTTTGGCCCCGAACTGCACGACAAGTACTTCCTGCCCGCCGTCATCTGGGATGATTTAGGTAAAATCTGCCGCGACCTCAAGGCGCACGGCTTTGATTTCAAGCGCGAGTGGCTACGCCCGCTGGCCGAGTTCCGCTTCCCGCTGCGCGGCGAACTGGACCTGCCCGGCGGCGAAACTCTGACCGTGCGCCAGGCGCTCGAAGCCTGGCCCCTCATGGCCGAGGAAAATCTTGGCGGCCCCACCGTGCGCATGGTGGACAATTCGACCGACCGGCTGGAGCTTTCTCTCAGCGCCAAGGCCCCGCTCCAGACCCATACCCTGCTGTGTAACGGGGTGGAAATCCCCTGGCAGAGCGTCGGGGGCAAACCCGTCTGCGGCCTGCGCTACAAGTGCGCCAGCGGCTGGCCCGCGCTGCACCCGCATGTGCCGATCCAGGCCCCGCTGCTTTTCCAGTGGATCGAGAAAAAATCCCGCCGGGTCAAAGCCTCCGCCTGGTACTACTACTGGAACCCACATGCCCCCATTTACGACGGACGCCCCAGCGACCTCGACGAGGCCCGCGCCCGCTCCGCCGAGCGCTGGCGCAAGGTCCCCGTGACTAATGAGACCGCCGCCGTCTCCCCCGCCCGTACCTTTCCGGAAATGCGCTTTACCCTGGATTTAAGACGGCACGCGCATTGA
- a CDS encoding transglutaminase family protein — protein MIQVEIAHTTRYRYDRPVSFSAHQLFLYPRENQVVRAQDFSLETYPASTTRWVRDCFENVVLRTDFGISISERLEFTALIQVRLRVENPFDFILDPHAMAYPMRYHPHEEKALGAYLSEGVSPGANRVLDWFYHAVKNPLRSDNIVSFLSEINAAIFNDITYQRRDEMGIQTPDETLEKRSGSCRDMAVLMIALCRQLGLAARFVSGYLYDPPAQGGEHSFNRAHGSMHAWVEVYLPGAGWKGFDPTNGILTNHFFIPTAVSSDPAWVNPVQGRYYHDEPVSSHMEVELNIRELP, from the coding sequence ATGATCCAGGTCGAAATCGCCCACACCACCCGCTACCGCTACGACCGGCCGGTGAGCTTCAGCGCCCACCAGCTCTTTCTTTACCCGCGGGAGAACCAGGTCGTGCGCGCGCAGGATTTTTCGCTGGAAACCTACCCGGCATCCACCACCCGCTGGGTGCGGGACTGCTTTGAAAACGTCGTGCTGCGGACGGACTTCGGGATCAGCATCTCCGAGCGGCTGGAGTTCACGGCGCTGATCCAGGTGCGTCTGCGAGTGGAGAACCCTTTCGATTTCATCCTCGATCCGCATGCCATGGCCTACCCGATGCGCTACCACCCGCACGAGGAAAAAGCCCTCGGCGCGTACCTGAGCGAAGGCGTCAGCCCCGGCGCGAACCGCGTGCTGGACTGGTTCTATCACGCGGTCAAAAACCCCCTGCGCTCCGACAACATCGTCTCCTTCCTCTCCGAGATCAACGCCGCCATCTTTAACGACATCACCTATCAGCGGCGAGACGAGATGGGCATCCAGACCCCCGACGAAACGCTGGAAAAACGCTCCGGCTCCTGCCGCGACATGGCCGTGCTCATGATAGCGCTCTGCCGCCAGCTCGGGCTGGCCGCGCGCTTCGTCAGCGGCTACCTCTACGATCCGCCCGCCCAGGGCGGAGAGCACAGCTTTAACCGCGCCCACGGCTCCATGCACGCCTGGGTGGAGGTGTACCTCCCCGGCGCGGGCTGGAAGGGCTTCGACCCGACCAACGGCATCCTCACCAACCACTTTTTCATCCCCACCGCCGTCTCCAGCGACCCGGCGTGGGTCAACCCCGTCCAGGGCCGCTACTACCATGACGAGCCCGTCAGCTCGCACATGGAGGTCGAACTCAACATCCGCGAACTGCCATGA
- a CDS encoding transglutaminase family protein, which produces MRFKVTHTTRYRYKTPASESYAELRVWPQNGPTQKILSHKLEITPNVPVDHYTDYFGNKVEYFSIPFRHNELSVNAVGEVETREGPDLSRVLETPIGDARQILASQPIGIFDFIQNTELVSFYRIKDKVDRPNFRDAESIGEAVHGLNTWIYENFAYSPGSTDIGTPLPTVLETRQGVCQDFAHLMLAILRMQGIPARYVSGYIEPYDPTQPGAEMTGAAASHAWVEVYLPGGHWYGLDPTNNQAAGLRHVRVACGRDYNDVAPMRGAYKGAQDQRLQVIVTLKRRRPKKLAEAKG; this is translated from the coding sequence ATGAGATTCAAAGTCACCCACACCACCCGCTACCGCTACAAGACTCCGGCCTCGGAGTCTTACGCCGAGCTGCGCGTGTGGCCCCAGAACGGGCCGACCCAGAAAATCCTCAGCCACAAGCTGGAGATTACCCCGAACGTGCCGGTCGATCACTACACGGACTACTTCGGCAACAAGGTCGAATATTTCTCCATCCCCTTCCGCCACAACGAACTGTCCGTCAATGCCGTGGGCGAAGTCGAGACCCGCGAGGGCCCGGACCTTTCCCGCGTGCTGGAGACTCCTATCGGCGACGCCCGCCAGATCCTGGCCAGCCAGCCCATCGGGATTTTCGACTTTATCCAGAACACCGAGCTGGTGTCCTTTTACCGAATCAAGGACAAGGTGGACCGCCCGAACTTCCGCGATGCCGAGAGCATCGGCGAGGCCGTCCACGGGCTCAACACCTGGATTTACGAGAACTTCGCCTACTCGCCCGGCAGCACCGACATCGGCACCCCGCTGCCCACCGTGCTGGAGACCCGGCAGGGCGTTTGCCAGGACTTCGCGCATCTCATGCTGGCCATCCTGCGCATGCAGGGCATCCCGGCCCGCTACGTCAGCGGCTACATCGAGCCCTACGACCCGACCCAGCCCGGCGCGGAGATGACCGGAGCCGCCGCCAGCCACGCCTGGGTCGAGGTTTACCTCCCCGGCGGACACTGGTACGGGCTGGACCCGACCAACAATCAGGCCGCCGGTCTGCGCCACGTGCGCGTGGCCTGCGGGCGCGACTACAACGACGTGGCCCCCATGCGCGGCGCTTACAAGGGCGCGCAGGACCAGCGGCTCCAGGTCATTGTCACCCTGAAGCGGCGACGCCCGAAGAAACTGGCCGAAGCCAAGGGCTGA
- a CDS encoding circularly permuted type 2 ATP-grasp protein — protein MTAARKQRKYAHFKAANSTRDELTHPAHGEASHYAPVMEVFESLSPADVRERQERLERSARDVGIHFGVVEEGKPREADWRLDVLPRIIPRDEWELLREGILQRARAFNAFIRDMHNGQEILRQRILPYGIALGDPAFQRPLTTVDVPGGQYCHIGAFDLVRGEDGYWRVLENHMATAFGLSFVMQNRRMLAQAFPELFQSMDISPVAPFITQFSENLRAASGQSNPHIVLLTRGETNQAYFDESFLARQLGIAMVRPADLLIREGRVFLKTIRGLEQVDVIYRRLASAAIDPIAFAESGLPGIPGIVNCVRNGTVRFVNALGCGVADNRALLRYSRQLIGFYLQEHAILESVPTYNCADRDQFDYIVSNKDEMVLKPIQDSYTLYRYLGGRKLPEKRNHLLRLARRWPHLFVAQPYLHPSQLPCYENEGFKSHSVYLRVFFQLGERPAVLPGGLTRQSWGLHRDNPLTIMSEGMKDTWVPAQPFEYASTPGTVTLNPDEYSISSRLAEGLYWTGRYLERMQNTARQINILETLRWDQLGRGAQRSYWPLWKAVAAANGQSQWSRRKSPPKDTLALTRALVLKADEPSSILSSATAAYLGAQHIRDSISPEVWQVLSEFYWFLQEAAQKPNPSRTRLREICQRIVDDAARLAGTADRTMLHDDSWQFFRIGSFVERAQGTATVLREVLAWVQSNREEGNADEADLTSLLRLLTSLDAYRREFRSRAYLERVVNLLLQNACNPSSVSHCLRQLRYAISTLSISGPGNAPRTLDESVDKIIAKVENLPLNRLMPSSVNELDHGSPEETAAPRPEMKFILESLTRELELLHEQFEDTFFSHQTEFYPERQLPLSWPAEDE, from the coding sequence ATGACCGCCGCCCGCAAGCAACGCAAGTACGCACACTTCAAGGCCGCCAACAGCACACGCGATGAACTCACCCATCCCGCGCATGGCGAGGCTTCGCACTACGCGCCCGTGATGGAGGTCTTCGAGTCCCTCAGCCCCGCCGATGTGCGTGAGCGCCAGGAGCGGCTGGAGCGTTCGGCTCGCGACGTGGGCATCCACTTCGGTGTGGTCGAGGAGGGCAAGCCCCGCGAAGCCGACTGGAGGCTAGATGTGCTCCCGCGGATCATCCCCCGCGACGAGTGGGAACTGCTGCGCGAGGGCATCCTCCAACGCGCCCGCGCCTTCAACGCGTTTATCCGGGACATGCACAACGGGCAGGAAATCCTGCGCCAGCGCATCCTCCCGTACGGCATCGCGCTGGGCGACCCGGCCTTTCAGCGCCCGCTGACCACGGTCGATGTACCCGGCGGGCAGTATTGCCATATCGGGGCCTTCGACCTCGTCCGAGGCGAGGACGGCTACTGGCGCGTGCTGGAGAACCATATGGCGACAGCTTTCGGACTGTCCTTCGTCATGCAGAATCGGCGCATGCTCGCGCAGGCCTTTCCAGAGTTGTTCCAGTCGATGGACATCAGCCCGGTCGCGCCGTTCATCACGCAGTTTTCCGAAAACCTCCGTGCCGCCTCCGGCCAGTCCAACCCGCACATCGTCCTGCTCACCCGCGGCGAAACCAACCAGGCGTACTTTGACGAGAGCTTCCTGGCCCGCCAACTCGGGATCGCCATGGTGCGCCCGGCGGACCTGCTTATCCGCGAGGGCCGGGTTTTCCTGAAGACCATTCGCGGGCTGGAGCAGGTGGACGTGATTTACCGGCGGCTGGCCAGCGCCGCCATCGACCCCATCGCCTTCGCCGAAAGCGGCCTGCCGGGCATCCCGGGGATCGTCAACTGCGTGCGCAACGGCACCGTGCGCTTCGTCAACGCCCTGGGTTGCGGCGTGGCCGACAACCGCGCCCTGCTGCGGTATTCGCGGCAACTGATCGGCTTTTACCTGCAAGAGCACGCCATCCTCGAATCCGTCCCCACCTACAACTGCGCCGACCGGGACCAGTTCGACTACATCGTCTCGAACAAGGACGAAATGGTCCTCAAGCCGATTCAGGACAGCTATACCCTATACCGTTATCTGGGAGGGAGAAAGCTTCCTGAAAAACGTAACCACCTGTTGCGCCTGGCCCGCCGCTGGCCGCACCTCTTCGTCGCCCAGCCCTACCTGCATCCCTCGCAGCTTCCCTGTTACGAAAACGAGGGCTTCAAGTCGCACAGCGTGTACCTGCGGGTGTTTTTCCAGCTCGGCGAAAGACCAGCCGTCCTGCCCGGCGGGCTGACCCGCCAGAGCTGGGGCCTCCACCGCGACAACCCGCTCACCATCATGTCCGAGGGCATGAAGGACACCTGGGTTCCGGCCCAGCCCTTCGAGTACGCGTCCACTCCCGGCACGGTCACGCTCAATCCCGACGAGTACTCCATCAGCTCCCGCCTGGCCGAGGGCCTTTACTGGACGGGCCGCTACCTGGAGCGGATGCAGAACACCGCCCGCCAGATCAACATCCTCGAAACCCTCCGCTGGGACCAGCTCGGGCGCGGCGCGCAGCGCAGCTACTGGCCACTGTGGAAAGCCGTGGCCGCCGCCAACGGCCAGAGCCAGTGGTCGCGCCGCAAGTCGCCCCCCAAGGATACCCTCGCCCTGACCCGGGCACTCGTGCTCAAGGCCGACGAGCCCTCGTCCATCCTTTCCAGCGCCACCGCCGCCTACCTCGGTGCGCAGCACATCCGCGACTCTATCAGCCCGGAAGTCTGGCAGGTCTTGAGCGAATTTTACTGGTTCCTGCAAGAGGCCGCCCAAAAGCCCAACCCCTCCCGCACCCGTCTGCGCGAGATTTGCCAGCGCATCGTGGACGACGCGGCCCGGCTCGCCGGGACCGCCGACCGCACCATGCTCCACGACGACTCGTGGCAGTTTTTCCGTATCGGCTCATTCGTCGAGCGGGCACAGGGCACGGCGACCGTCCTGCGCGAAGTCCTGGCCTGGGTCCAGTCCAATCGCGAGGAGGGCAACGCCGACGAGGCCGACCTCACCTCCCTGCTGCGCCTGCTCACCTCCCTCGACGCCTACCGGCGCGAGTTCCGCTCCCGCGCCTACCTGGAGCGTGTGGTCAACCTGTTGCTGCAAAACGCCTGCAACCCGAGTTCCGTCAGCCATTGCCTGCGCCAACTGCGTTACGCCATCAGCACGCTCTCCATCTCCGGCCCCGGCAACGCCCCCCGCACGCTCGACGAATCGGTGGACAAGATTATTGCCAAGGTCGAAAACCTGCCGCTTAACCGGCTCATGCCCTCCTCGGTCAACGAGCTGGACCACGGCAGCCCGGAAGAAACCGCTGCCCCGCGCCCGGAGATGAAATTTATTCTCGAATCGCTCACACGGGAACTGGAATTGCTACACGAGCAGTTCGAAGACACTTTTTTCAGCCACCAGACCGAGTTTTATCCCGAGCGCCAACTGCCGCTCAGCTGGCCCGCCGAAGACGAATGA
- a CDS encoding ATP-binding cassette domain-containing protein, which translates to MRRVTDHVRAVDGVSFTCRRGKTTGLVGESGSGKTTIGRSLIRLAPVTAGSIRFDGTELTGLSESEFFPVRKRMQMVFQDPFNSLNPRMTIFQIVAEPLEIHFPRMTKNDRRARVAQLLERVGLTAEQMDRYPHEFSGGQRQRIGIARALAVEPEFIICDEPVSALDVSIQAQIINLLQDLQEELGLTYLFIAHDLAVVEHISDDVLVMTGGKIVEQAPADEIYANPQSDYTKKLLAAVPRF; encoded by the coding sequence ATGCGCCGCGTAACCGACCATGTGCGGGCGGTGGACGGGGTGTCGTTCACCTGCCGCCGGGGCAAGACCACCGGGCTGGTCGGCGAATCCGGCAGCGGCAAGACCACTATCGGGCGCTCGCTCATCCGGCTTGCGCCGGTCACGGCGGGATCGATCCGCTTTGACGGGACCGAGTTGACCGGGCTGTCCGAGAGCGAGTTTTTTCCCGTGCGCAAGCGCATGCAGATGGTCTTTCAAGACCCGTTTAACTCGCTCAACCCGCGCATGACGATTTTCCAGATCGTGGCCGAGCCGCTGGAAATCCACTTCCCGCGCATGACGAAGAACGACCGCCGCGCCCGTGTGGCCCAACTGCTGGAGCGCGTCGGGCTGACCGCCGAGCAGATGGACCGCTACCCGCACGAGTTTTCCGGCGGGCAGCGCCAGCGCATCGGCATCGCCCGTGCCCTCGCCGTGGAGCCGGAGTTCATCATCTGCGACGAGCCGGTCAGCGCGCTCGACGTGTCTATCCAGGCCCAGATCATCAACCTGCTCCAGGACCTTCAGGAAGAGCTGGGGTTAACCTACCTTTTCATCGCGCACGACCTGGCCGTGGTTGAGCACATCAGCGACGACGTGCTCGTCATGACCGGCGGCAAAATCGTCGAACAGGCCCCGGCGGACGAGATTTACGCCAACCCGCAGTCCGACTACACGAAAAAACTCCTCGCCGCCGTCCCGCGATTCTAG
- a CDS encoding ABC transporter ATP-binding protein: protein MDLLKIEDLKISFHNRERTLEAVKGIGFALQEGETLAVVGESGSGKSVTALSLTRLLPPPPGCRVSGKILYDGRDVMAMSPRELRGIRGRDIAYIFQDASTSLNPVFTIGNQIAEAIRLHFPQEKDVTGRVIEALRSVGIRDPEKRHRAYPHELSGGMQQRVMIAMALACEPRILVADEPTTALDVTIQKQIMDLLADLRQRRTMSIILITHNFGIVSGFADRVVVMFRGEIVEAGPTEEVLRNPQHPYTKALIACIPRLGAHEKRLTTIDYATLGS from the coding sequence ATGGACCTCCTGAAAATCGAAGACCTGAAGATCTCCTTCCACAACCGCGAGCGCACGCTGGAGGCGGTCAAGGGGATCGGGTTCGCGCTTCAGGAGGGTGAGACGCTGGCCGTGGTCGGGGAGTCCGGCAGTGGCAAATCCGTCACCGCGCTCTCGCTGACCCGGCTCTTGCCGCCGCCGCCGGGCTGCCGGGTGTCGGGAAAAATCCTCTACGACGGCCGCGACGTGATGGCGATGAGCCCGCGCGAACTGCGCGGCATCCGGGGCCGGGACATCGCGTACATTTTTCAGGACGCCTCGACTTCGCTCAACCCGGTTTTTACCATCGGCAACCAGATCGCCGAGGCGATCCGGCTGCACTTCCCGCAAGAGAAAGACGTGACCGGGCGCGTGATCGAAGCGCTGCGCTCGGTCGGCATCCGCGATCCCGAGAAGCGCCACCGCGCCTACCCGCACGAGCTTTCCGGCGGCATGCAGCAGCGCGTCATGATCGCGATGGCGCTGGCCTGCGAGCCGCGCATCCTCGTGGCCGACGAGCCCACCACCGCGCTCGACGTGACCATCCAGAAACAGATCATGGACCTGCTGGCCGACCTGCGCCAGCGCCGCACCATGTCGATCATCCTCATCACGCACAACTTCGGGATCGTCTCCGGCTTCGCCGACCGGGTCGTGGTCATGTTCCGGGGCGAGATTGTCGAGGCCGGGCCGACCGAAGAGGTTTTGCGCAATCCGCAACACCCCTACACCAAGGCCCTCATCGCCTGCATCCCCCGCCTCGGTGCCCACGAGAAGCGCCTCACCACCATCGACTACGCCACACTGGGGAGTTAG